In the Piscinibacter sp. XHJ-5 genome, one interval contains:
- a CDS encoding MaoC family dehydratase N-terminal domain-containing protein — protein sequence METVGLGYYLEDLPQGRQFRTVGRTVTEPDIVNFINTIGMTEVLFTNTEFLHRDAGFEGRLAPGSLVFCFVEGLLAQTANQGTGLAFLGMDLKILGPTFAGDTIHVECEVIESRPSETRPGRGLVRTRNTVVNQRGEAVMVYTPMRMIKRRPAGEAR from the coding sequence GTGGAAACAGTCGGACTCGGCTACTACCTCGAGGACCTGCCGCAGGGCAGGCAGTTCAGGACGGTCGGCCGCACGGTCACCGAGCCGGACATCGTCAACTTCATCAACACCATCGGCATGACCGAGGTGCTGTTCACGAACACGGAGTTCCTGCACCGCGACGCCGGCTTCGAGGGTCGGCTCGCGCCGGGCTCGCTGGTGTTCTGCTTCGTCGAAGGACTGCTCGCGCAGACGGCGAACCAGGGGACGGGACTCGCCTTTCTCGGCATGGACCTGAAGATCCTCGGGCCCACCTTTGCGGGCGACACGATCCACGTCGAGTGCGAGGTCATCGAATCGCGGCCGTCGGAAACGCGACCCGGGCGCGGCCTGGTCCGCACGCGGAACACGGTGGTGAACCAGCGCGGTGAGGCGGTCATGGTGTACACCCCGATGCGCATGATCAAACGCCGCCCGGCAGGCGAGGCACGGTGA
- a CDS encoding SDR family oxidoreductase yields the protein MTMFKADLLAGKKILITGGGTGLGKSIGRHFVDLGAHLVICGRRKEVLDATADEFRAAVAGARVDTVACDVRDAAQVESMMDTIWTRGPLDVLLCNAAANFIARTDRLSPRAVDAVLGIVLHGTFYCTIAAGRRWIEAGRPGNVISTVSTPVMTGQSFTAPSAAAKAGVLAMTRSLAVEWGPKGIRLNCVAPGLFPTEGAWERLYPPGSQVEPQERGVPLRRFGKHSELADLYAYLAADGSGYLTGDLIVMDGGRWMQGAGGPTFRAMQDWDDGQWDALRTR from the coding sequence ATGACCATGTTCAAAGCCGACCTGCTGGCGGGCAAGAAGATCCTGATCACCGGCGGCGGCACCGGGCTCGGCAAGAGCATCGGCAGGCACTTCGTCGACCTGGGCGCGCACCTCGTGATCTGCGGCCGCCGCAAGGAAGTGCTCGATGCCACCGCCGATGAGTTCCGTGCCGCCGTCGCGGGCGCGCGCGTCGACACCGTCGCGTGCGACGTCCGCGATGCCGCGCAAGTCGAGTCGATGATGGACACCATCTGGACCCGCGGCCCGCTCGACGTGCTGCTGTGCAACGCCGCGGCCAACTTCATCGCGCGCACCGACAGGCTCTCGCCGCGCGCGGTCGACGCGGTGCTGGGCATCGTGCTGCACGGCACGTTCTACTGCACGATCGCTGCCGGCCGGCGATGGATCGAGGCGGGCCGCCCCGGCAACGTGATCTCCACGGTCTCCACGCCGGTGATGACCGGCCAGTCGTTCACGGCGCCGTCGGCCGCGGCGAAGGCCGGAGTGCTGGCAATGACGCGCAGCTTGGCCGTCGAATGGGGCCCGAAAGGCATCCGCCTGAACTGCGTCGCGCCGGGCCTGTTCCCGACCGAAGGTGCGTGGGAGCGCCTGTATCCGCCCGGCAGCCAGGTCGAGCCACAGGAACGCGGCGTGCCGCTGCGCCGCTTCGGCAAGCACAGCGAGTTGGCCGACCTGTACGCCTACCTCGCCGCCGACGGATCGGGCTACCTCACCGGCGACCTCATCGTGATGGACGGCGGCCGATGGATGCAAGGCGCCGGCGGGCCGACCTTCCGCGCGATGCAGGACTGGGACGACGGGCAGTGGGACGCGCTGCGCACGCGATGA
- a CDS encoding enoyl-CoA hydratase-related protein — MKYQQVLYEVSDRVATITLNRPEALNAWTDVMAEEVWHAMHEAERDDAVRVIVLTGAGRAFCAGGDVTGFKGQHDGDFPRSLLTKLARPYDFSRRPDYQSRAAYFPAIDRPIIAMLNGATAGLGLVHALFADIRIAADDAVVTTAFARIGLASEYGMAWALRNVVGPAAAAELLLSARKVRGEELLRVGLASQLHPHERLAEATYAYARELATACSPRSLRVMKRQLWNLPFQSLHEALIADSEEMLRANLSEDFQEGKLAFKEKRPPRFTGR; from the coding sequence ATGAAGTACCAGCAAGTCCTCTATGAGGTGAGCGACCGGGTCGCGACCATCACGCTGAACCGGCCGGAGGCGCTCAACGCGTGGACCGACGTGATGGCCGAGGAGGTCTGGCACGCGATGCACGAGGCCGAGCGCGACGACGCGGTGCGCGTCATCGTGCTCACCGGCGCCGGCCGTGCCTTCTGCGCGGGCGGCGATGTCACCGGCTTCAAGGGCCAGCACGACGGCGACTTCCCGCGTTCCCTTCTCACCAAGCTGGCGCGGCCCTACGACTTCAGCCGCCGGCCCGACTACCAGAGCCGGGCCGCGTACTTCCCGGCCATCGATCGGCCCATCATCGCGATGCTCAATGGCGCGACCGCCGGGCTGGGGCTGGTGCATGCGCTGTTCGCCGACATCCGCATCGCCGCCGACGATGCGGTGGTCACCACCGCGTTCGCGCGCATCGGCCTGGCCTCCGAATACGGCATGGCCTGGGCGCTGCGCAACGTCGTGGGGCCGGCCGCCGCGGCCGAGCTGCTGCTGTCGGCACGCAAGGTGCGCGGCGAGGAGCTTCTGCGCGTCGGGCTCGCGAGTCAGCTTCATCCGCACGAGCGTCTCGCCGAAGCCACGTACGCCTATGCGCGCGAGCTCGCCACGGCCTGCTCGCCGCGATCGCTGCGGGTGATGAAGCGGCAGCTCTGGAACCTGCCGTTCCAGAGCCTGCACGAGGCGCTCATTGCCGACAGCGAGGAGATGCTGCGCGCCAACCTCAGCGAGGACTTCCAGGAGGGCAAGCTCGCCTTCAAGGAAAAGCGCCCACCTCGCTTCACCGGGCGCTGA
- a CDS encoding acyl-CoA dehydrogenase family protein, with the protein MDLGPTSEEDAFRREVREFVAARLPDDIRRKVLGFLRVEREDYVRWQRILAEHGWGAPGWPVAHGGCGWNAVRRNIFEEECFVAGAPRQMPFGLSMIAPVLMKFGTPAQQQRFLPRILTMDDWWCQGYSEPGAGSDLASLKTRAVRRGDHYVVSGQKTWTSFAQWANWMFALVRTGTDGKPQQGISLLLIRMDSPGITVRPIKTLDGGFDINEVFLEDVRVPLDGLIGEQDAGWTIAKYLLGHERTAIAGLGMCKRLLRRLKEVARSQTKRGRPLIDDPRFRDKLSKIEIDVHAHEWALARLVSLEQAGQGLGAEPSMLKIRGSEIQAELGELLMECAGPYAVPHVEDALSPDHAGATAGGAELNPLTGLYLDLRKVAIYGGTNEIQRGLIGKAIVGA; encoded by the coding sequence ATGGACCTTGGCCCCACTTCCGAGGAAGACGCGTTCCGGCGCGAAGTGCGCGAGTTCGTCGCCGCACGCCTGCCCGACGACATCCGCCGCAAGGTGCTGGGCTTCCTGCGCGTCGAGCGAGAGGACTATGTCCGCTGGCAGCGCATCCTTGCCGAACATGGCTGGGGCGCGCCGGGCTGGCCCGTCGCCCATGGCGGCTGCGGGTGGAACGCGGTCCGGCGCAACATCTTCGAGGAAGAGTGCTTCGTCGCCGGCGCGCCGCGCCAGATGCCCTTCGGCTTGTCGATGATCGCGCCGGTGCTGATGAAGTTCGGCACGCCCGCGCAGCAGCAGCGCTTCCTGCCGCGCATCCTGACCATGGACGACTGGTGGTGCCAGGGCTACTCGGAGCCGGGCGCGGGGTCGGATCTCGCCTCCCTGAAGACGCGCGCCGTGCGCCGCGGCGACCACTACGTCGTCAGCGGGCAGAAGACCTGGACCTCGTTCGCGCAGTGGGCGAACTGGATGTTCGCGCTCGTGCGCACGGGCACCGACGGCAAGCCGCAGCAAGGCATCTCGCTGCTGCTGATCCGCATGGACAGTCCCGGCATCACGGTGCGCCCCATCAAGACGCTGGACGGCGGCTTCGACATCAACGAGGTCTTCCTCGAGGACGTGAGGGTTCCGCTCGATGGCCTGATCGGCGAACAGGACGCCGGCTGGACCATCGCCAAGTACCTGCTCGGTCATGAGCGCACCGCGATCGCCGGGCTGGGCATGTGCAAGCGGCTGCTGCGCCGCCTGAAGGAGGTCGCGCGCTCCCAGACGAAGCGCGGACGGCCGCTGATCGACGACCCGCGCTTTCGCGACAAGCTGTCGAAGATCGAGATCGACGTGCACGCGCACGAGTGGGCGCTGGCGCGGCTCGTCTCGCTGGAGCAGGCGGGCCAGGGCCTGGGCGCCGAGCCGTCGATGCTGAAGATCCGCGGCTCGGAGATCCAGGCCGAGCTCGGCGAACTGCTGATGGAGTGCGCCGGGCCGTATGCCGTGCCTCACGTGGAGGATGCGCTCTCGCCGGACCACGCCGGTGCGACGGCAGGCGGCGCGGAGCTGAACCCGCTCACGGGCCTGTACCTCGACTTGCGCAAGGTCGCCATCTACGGCGGCACCAATGAGATCCAGCGCGGCCTGATCGGCAAAGCCATCGTGGGAGCCTAG
- a CDS encoding CoA transferase, producing MRVVDLTVNVLGPLATMILGDLGAEVIKIETPLGDPNRQTGPSRHPNMSAMHMNINRSKRSVTLDLKRPAALEALFDLVATADVFVHSMRPSAARRLGIGHDRIADRNPRIVYAFAPGYMPGGSRANDPAFDDVLQGESGIADLMLKSVGRARYLPTVMVDKFCGHALASAVGMALFARERTGLGQEVCVPMFETLVAFNLQEHLWGAAFDPPLGSGIGYVRLLSEHRRPYETQDSFICVLAVNDEQWKRLLPAIGRPELVDDERFRTVTARTRHIDTLYGVVAEQMKLKTTAEWHVLLDAIDIPNGTMARFDDLLRDPYLNETGFIRRYEHPTEGAMVTTQVATQFSATPAMPGLPPPTLGQHNHEVFRSLGYTDEKIAEVTGTKPTAVRRLDEVPASPL from the coding sequence GTGCGTGTGGTCGACCTGACGGTCAATGTGCTGGGCCCGCTGGCGACCATGATCCTCGGCGACCTGGGCGCCGAGGTCATCAAGATCGAGACGCCGCTCGGCGATCCCAACCGCCAGACCGGTCCATCGCGGCATCCGAACATGTCCGCGATGCACATGAACATCAACCGCAGCAAGCGCAGCGTCACGCTCGACCTGAAGCGGCCGGCAGCCCTGGAAGCCCTGTTCGACCTGGTCGCGACGGCCGACGTGTTCGTCCACAGCATGCGACCTTCGGCGGCCCGACGGCTGGGCATCGGCCACGACCGTATTGCCGACCGCAACCCGCGCATCGTCTACGCCTTCGCGCCCGGCTACATGCCAGGTGGATCCCGCGCCAACGATCCCGCGTTCGACGACGTGCTGCAAGGCGAATCCGGCATCGCCGACCTGATGCTCAAGTCGGTGGGGCGTGCCCGCTACCTCCCGACGGTGATGGTCGACAAGTTCTGCGGCCATGCGCTTGCTTCGGCGGTGGGCATGGCGCTGTTCGCCCGCGAACGCACAGGGCTCGGGCAGGAGGTGTGCGTTCCGATGTTCGAGACGCTGGTCGCGTTCAACCTGCAGGAGCACCTGTGGGGCGCGGCTTTCGATCCGCCGCTCGGCTCGGGCATCGGCTACGTGCGGCTGCTCTCGGAGCACCGCCGTCCCTATGAGACGCAGGACAGCTTCATCTGCGTGCTGGCCGTCAACGACGAGCAGTGGAAGCGGCTGCTGCCGGCGATCGGCCGCCCCGAGCTGGTCGACGACGAGCGCTTCCGCACGGTCACCGCCCGCACCCGTCACATCGACACGCTGTATGGCGTGGTCGCCGAGCAGATGAAGCTGAAGACCACCGCCGAATGGCACGTGCTGCTCGACGCCATCGACATCCCGAACGGCACGATGGCCCGCTTCGACGACCTGCTGCGCGACCCGTACCTGAACGAGACCGGCTTCATCCGGCGCTATGAGCATCCGACCGAAGGCGCGATGGTGACGACGCAGGTGGCCACGCAGTTTTCCGCCACGCCCGCGATGCCGGGCCTGCCACCGCCGACACTCGGACAGCACAACCACGAAGTGTTCCGTTCGCTCGGCTACACGGACGAGAAGATCGCCGAGGTCACCGGCACAAAGCCGACCGCCGTGAGGAGACTCGATGAAGTACCAGCAAGTCCTCTATGA
- a CDS encoding acyl-CoA dehydrogenase family protein, whose translation MDPTLQRGDRPVWARLRFDQMAPSGACAKGPIRPVLAPSRSRPIITIWSNRNATYFQLTTLEMDFTLDDEQRMLADTVGRFVAAEYEFEARRKRLAKNGGFSQELWDTLAGMGLFGLNVPVEHGGIGGGPVETLMVMEQLGRGLVLEPYIDTGVVAPRLIARFGSAAQRSRWLPCIADGSQRFALAALEPQARYDLNDIRTGAERRDGGFVLDGAKCVVPHGDSAHWLIVPARSAEGVTLFIVDAAAAGVHAQGFPTIDHRRVAELRLDQVRVADDQVIGAVGAGYPLLEWAVDQALAALAAEAVGAMDRLTELTCEHLRTRMQFGKPIGSFQSLQHRAADMRIAVEQARALALMAAAGADADDRAQRRRGAIAAKAMAGRSGRFVGQQATQLHGGMGMTDEMACGHYFKRLTAIDMTLGNTEHQVEAYGEFL comes from the coding sequence ATGGACCCGACTCTGCAACGCGGCGATCGCCCCGTTTGGGCCCGCCTTCGGTTCGACCAGATGGCGCCCTCGGGCGCCTGCGCGAAGGGGCCAATACGTCCAGTATTGGCCCCTTCGCGCAGCCGCCCGATCATCACCATCTGGTCGAATCGAAATGCCACGTATTTCCAACTCACGACACTAGAAATGGATTTCACCCTCGATGACGAACAACGCATGCTCGCCGACACGGTGGGCCGCTTCGTCGCCGCCGAGTACGAGTTCGAGGCGCGGCGCAAGCGACTGGCGAAGAACGGCGGCTTCTCGCAAGAGCTCTGGGACACGCTCGCCGGCATGGGCCTGTTCGGGCTGAACGTGCCGGTCGAGCACGGCGGCATCGGCGGTGGACCGGTCGAGACGCTGATGGTGATGGAACAGCTCGGGCGCGGGCTCGTGCTCGAACCCTACATCGACACCGGCGTCGTCGCGCCGCGTCTGATCGCGCGCTTCGGCAGCGCGGCGCAGCGTTCGCGCTGGCTGCCCTGCATTGCCGACGGCTCGCAGCGCTTCGCGCTCGCGGCCCTGGAGCCGCAGGCGCGCTACGACCTGAATGACATCCGTACCGGCGCCGAACGGCGTGACGGCGGCTTCGTGCTGGACGGCGCGAAGTGCGTGGTGCCTCACGGCGACAGCGCGCATTGGCTCATCGTCCCCGCACGCAGCGCCGAGGGCGTCACGCTGTTCATCGTCGACGCTGCTGCCGCCGGCGTGCACGCCCAAGGCTTTCCGACGATCGATCACCGGCGCGTCGCCGAGCTTCGCCTGGACCAGGTGCGGGTCGCCGACGACCAGGTGATCGGTGCGGTCGGCGCAGGCTACCCGCTGCTCGAATGGGCCGTCGATCAAGCGCTCGCGGCGCTGGCCGCCGAGGCGGTCGGCGCGATGGACCGCCTCACCGAGCTGACGTGCGAGCACCTGCGCACGCGCATGCAGTTCGGCAAGCCCATCGGCAGCTTCCAGTCCCTGCAGCACCGCGCGGCCGACATGCGCATCGCCGTGGAGCAGGCGCGCGCGCTCGCGCTGATGGCCGCAGCCGGCGCCGACGCCGACGATCGCGCGCAGCGCCGCCGCGGCGCCATCGCCGCCAAGGCGATGGCCGGGCGCTCGGGCCGCTTCGTCGGCCAGCAGGCAACGCAGCTGCACGGTGGCATGGGCATGACCGACGAAATGGCCTGCGGCCACTACTTCAAGCGCCTGACGGCGATCGACATGACGCTCGGCAACACAGAGCACCAGGTCGAGGCCTACGGCGAATTCCTCTGA
- a CDS encoding AMP-binding protein — protein sequence MPNDERDALRERWRALGWHGDLTLAQTLEAAARERPGTRFHFYTERGEQHSNAAALLERSRRVAIGLHAAGVRAGDRFAVQMPTSIETTLLYLAALRLGAVLVPIVHIYGPAELGFILRQSQARFLAVPARWRQIDFLARLSACGDLPALERVILAADANPAVSHLTWSELEEAGACGDPIACWSGPADDTALLLYTSGTSASPKGVRHSHNSVRAEWLTPFVDGDGPYYTPFPAGHIAGFNFLLRPFVTGTEMVFTDRWDAAQAAALIERHRVRLSGGTPFHLQALLEAAQRDSRDISSLAAYGLGGTGVAPEHVALAEARGIRASRSYGLTEHSTVSVGWAAMPFEQRAHCDGVVQPGTEVRVVDSNDRDLPAGEDGDILVRGPETFIGYTDPALEPEAFAPGGWFRTGDIGRLDAAGHLTITDRRKDIIIRGGENISSQEVERLLATHPAVQDLAVVAMPDACYGEKVCAVVVLRSHATLDLSAVQAHFAAAGVARQKTPEALLVVPDLPRTPTGKVRKAELRQRVRGINP from the coding sequence ATGCCGAACGACGAGCGCGACGCGCTGCGCGAACGCTGGCGCGCACTCGGCTGGCATGGCGACCTCACGCTCGCGCAGACGCTCGAAGCCGCCGCCCGCGAGCGTCCCGGCACGCGCTTCCATTTCTATACCGAACGAGGCGAGCAGCACTCGAACGCGGCGGCGCTGCTGGAGCGCTCGCGGCGCGTCGCGATCGGCCTGCATGCCGCGGGCGTGCGCGCAGGTGACCGGTTCGCGGTCCAGATGCCGACCTCGATCGAAACCACGCTGCTCTACCTCGCAGCGCTGCGCCTCGGTGCGGTTCTCGTGCCCATCGTTCACATCTACGGACCGGCCGAGCTTGGGTTCATCCTGCGCCAATCGCAAGCACGCTTCCTCGCCGTGCCAGCGCGCTGGCGGCAGATCGACTTTCTCGCGCGCCTGTCCGCCTGCGGCGATCTGCCCGCGCTCGAGCGCGTGATCCTCGCCGCAGACGCGAATCCCGCGGTATCGCACCTGACCTGGTCCGAGCTGGAGGAAGCCGGCGCCTGTGGCGACCCGATCGCCTGCTGGTCCGGCCCGGCCGACGACACGGCGCTTCTGCTCTACACCTCGGGCACGAGCGCGTCGCCGAAGGGAGTGCGCCACAGCCACAACAGCGTGCGCGCCGAGTGGTTGACGCCCTTCGTCGATGGCGACGGCCCGTACTACACGCCCTTTCCCGCCGGCCACATCGCCGGATTCAACTTCCTGCTGCGGCCTTTCGTCACCGGCACCGAGATGGTGTTCACCGACCGCTGGGACGCGGCACAGGCCGCCGCGCTGATCGAGCGGCACCGCGTGCGCCTGTCGGGCGGCACGCCGTTCCATCTGCAGGCGCTGCTCGAAGCCGCGCAGCGCGACAGCCGCGACATCTCCTCGCTCGCTGCGTACGGCCTCGGCGGCACCGGCGTCGCGCCGGAACACGTGGCGCTGGCGGAAGCGCGCGGCATCCGCGCCTCCCGCAGCTACGGACTGACCGAGCATTCCACGGTCAGCGTCGGCTGGGCGGCGATGCCGTTCGAGCAGCGCGCCCACTGCGACGGCGTCGTGCAGCCCGGCACCGAGGTGCGCGTCGTCGATTCGAACGACCGCGACCTGCCGGCCGGCGAGGACGGGGACATCCTCGTGCGCGGTCCCGAGACATTCATCGGGTACACCGACCCTGCGCTCGAGCCCGAGGCGTTCGCTCCCGGCGGCTGGTTCCGCACCGGCGACATCGGCCGCCTGGATGCGGCGGGCCACCTGACGATCACCGACCGTCGCAAGGACATCATCATCCGCGGCGGCGAGAACATCTCGTCGCAGGAGGTCGAGCGCCTGCTCGCCACCCACCCGGCCGTGCAGGACCTGGCAGTCGTCGCGATGCCCGATGCGTGCTACGGCGAGAAAGTTTGCGCCGTGGTGGTTCTGCGCAGCCACGCCACGCTGGACCTGTCCGCGGTGCAGGCCCATTTCGCAGCCGCAGGCGTGGCGCGGCAGAAGACTCCGGAGGCACTGCTCGTCGTGCCCGACCTGCCGCGCACGCCCACCGGGAAGGTACGCAAGGCCGAATTGAGGCAGCGCGTGCGCGGCATCAATCCCTGA
- a CDS encoding crotonase/enoyl-CoA hydratase family protein yields the protein MSERHPEGQVVVEKRGAVLLIGLDRVEKRNGVTPKMFRELGEAYTLLESSPDLFVGLLHAKGGHFSAGIDLPLMAEYRKEGKPYVPLHLVDPVQMREPWRRKPVVAAMQGLCFTIAIELMLAADVVIAADDCRFAQMEVRRGIMPGAGGSFRIVERAGWGNAMKWLLTGDEFDSAEALRIGLVQEVVPAGQQFERALAFAQRVAEQAPLAVQATIENARIAQGQGWIHAATHVTARNTFLYGTEDAAEGRRSFVEKRVARFVGR from the coding sequence ATGAGCGAACGCCACCCCGAAGGCCAGGTCGTCGTCGAGAAGCGCGGCGCGGTTCTGCTGATCGGCCTGGACCGTGTCGAGAAGCGCAACGGCGTGACGCCGAAGATGTTCCGCGAGCTCGGCGAGGCCTACACGCTGCTGGAGAGCTCTCCCGACCTCTTTGTCGGACTGCTCCACGCGAAGGGCGGGCACTTTTCCGCCGGCATCGACCTGCCGCTGATGGCCGAGTACCGCAAGGAAGGCAAGCCCTACGTGCCGCTGCACCTGGTCGATCCGGTGCAGATGCGCGAGCCCTGGCGCAGGAAGCCGGTCGTCGCGGCCATGCAGGGGCTGTGCTTCACCATCGCGATCGAGCTGATGCTCGCCGCCGACGTGGTGATCGCCGCCGACGACTGCCGCTTCGCGCAGATGGAGGTCAGGCGGGGCATCATGCCCGGCGCCGGCGGCAGCTTCCGCATCGTCGAGCGCGCGGGCTGGGGCAACGCGATGAAATGGCTACTGACCGGCGACGAGTTCGACAGCGCCGAGGCGCTGCGCATCGGCCTCGTGCAGGAAGTCGTTCCGGCCGGCCAGCAGTTCGAGCGCGCGCTGGCCTTCGCGCAGCGAGTCGCGGAGCAGGCGCCGCTCGCGGTGCAGGCAACGATCGAGAACGCGCGCATCGCGCAGGGCCAGGGCTGGATCCACGCCGCGACCCATGTCACCGCGAGGAACACGTTTCTTTATGGCACCGAGGATGCGGCGGAGGGCCGCAGGTCCTTCGTCGAGAAGCGCGTCGCGCGCTTCGTCGGGCGCTGA
- a CDS encoding enoyl-CoA hydratase/isomerase family protein, with amino-acid sequence MSESPDRYSRYSRLKFDRPHPRVLRITLNSPLKMGAMDAQMHREVSEVWADVDADDSVNAVIVTGDGKSFSAGGDLNHERKVCDDYALRMQAMTESRNLVYGMLNCRKPIVGAARGWAVGAGLALLILADVSIASKTAMFSDGHLKIGVAAGDHAAIVWPLLCGMAKAKYYLMTAENFSGEEAERMNLISLALDDDKVEGRAIEVAARLAESAPAGLRWTKQALNHWIRQAAPIFDASLALEFIGFAGPEGKEGIDAFLQKRRPSFDPDSPV; translated from the coding sequence ATGAGCGAATCGCCCGACCGTTACAGCCGCTATTCCCGCCTCAAGTTCGACCGGCCGCACCCGCGGGTCCTGCGGATCACGCTGAACTCGCCGCTGAAGATGGGTGCGATGGATGCGCAGATGCACCGCGAGGTGTCGGAGGTCTGGGCCGACGTCGACGCCGACGACAGCGTCAACGCGGTCATCGTCACCGGCGACGGCAAGAGCTTCTCGGCGGGCGGCGACCTCAACCACGAGCGCAAGGTCTGCGACGACTACGCGCTGCGCATGCAGGCGATGACCGAGTCGCGCAACCTGGTCTACGGCATGCTGAACTGCCGCAAGCCCATTGTCGGCGCGGCGCGCGGATGGGCTGTTGGAGCCGGGCTCGCGCTGCTGATCCTGGCGGATGTGTCGATCGCGTCGAAGACGGCGATGTTCTCGGACGGCCACCTGAAGATCGGCGTGGCGGCCGGCGACCACGCGGCCATCGTCTGGCCATTGCTCTGCGGCATGGCCAAGGCCAAGTACTACCTGATGACCGCGGAGAACTTCAGCGGTGAGGAGGCCGAGCGCATGAACCTCATCTCGCTCGCGCTCGACGACGACAAGGTCGAGGGCCGGGCGATCGAGGTGGCCGCGCGGCTGGCCGAAAGCGCACCGGCAGGCCTGCGCTGGACCAAGCAGGCGCTCAACCACTGGATCCGCCAGGCCGCGCCCATCTTCGATGCCTCGCTGGCGCTCGAATTCATCGGCTTCGCGGGGCCGGAGGGCAAGGAAGGCATCGATGCCTTCCTGCAGAAGCGCCGGCCGAGCTTCGATCCAGATTCACCGGTGTGA
- a CDS encoding alpha/beta hydrolase, translating to MKMPLEDGAPAWFHEAVAQPRSAHALTSRDGTGLHMAGWNAGERDKPPLLLVHGYRGNAHWWDFIAPWFCATHRVFALDLAGMGESGSRAIYTTAAFTDDVIAAVEQLAPQSPQGGVTVAAHSFGGGRLLEGCVRTRRLISHAIVLDSHIAMRGDAPFPRLAVGNPRPYADRRLAESRFRLLPDQPHLGYLKSYLASQSLREVDGGWTWQFDPALPLDLMGLPMDDYARAVEVPVDLVRGEHSALLDAPRARRIAAMLPRCRSLIELPDAHHHLMLDQPLALVATLRCLLARPPA from the coding sequence ATGAAGATGCCGCTGGAGGACGGCGCGCCCGCCTGGTTTCACGAAGCCGTGGCGCAGCCGCGCAGCGCCCACGCGTTGACCAGCCGCGACGGCACCGGCCTCCACATGGCCGGCTGGAATGCCGGCGAGCGCGACAAGCCGCCGCTGCTGCTGGTGCACGGCTACCGCGGCAATGCGCACTGGTGGGACTTCATCGCGCCGTGGTTCTGCGCCACCCACCGGGTGTTCGCGCTCGACCTGGCCGGCATGGGCGAAAGCGGCTCGCGCGCGATCTACACCACCGCAGCGTTCACCGACGACGTCATCGCCGCAGTCGAGCAGCTGGCCCCGCAGTCGCCGCAGGGCGGCGTGACCGTCGCCGCGCACAGCTTCGGCGGAGGACGTTTGCTCGAGGGCTGTGTCCGCACGCGCCGGCTGATCTCGCACGCGATCGTGCTCGACTCGCACATCGCGATGCGCGGCGATGCGCCGTTTCCTCGCCTGGCGGTCGGCAACCCTCGGCCCTATGCCGACCGCCGGCTCGCCGAATCGCGCTTTCGGTTGCTGCCCGACCAGCCTCATCTCGGCTACCTGAAGTCCTACCTCGCCAGCCAGTCATTGCGCGAGGTCGACGGCGGCTGGACCTGGCAGTTCGACCCCGCGCTGCCGCTCGACTTGATGGGTCTGCCGATGGACGACTACGCGCGCGCGGTCGAGGTGCCGGTGGACCTGGTTCGCGGCGAGCACAGCGCATTGCTGGACGCGCCCCGCGCACGTCGCATCGCAGCGATGCTCCCGCGCTGCCGCAGCCTGATCGAGCTCCCGGATGCTCACCATCACCTGATGCTCGACCAGCCGCTGGCGCTCGTGGCGACGCTGCGCTGCCTGCTCGCGCGCCCGCCCGCGTGA